Proteins encoded by one window of Lycium barbarum isolate Lr01 chromosome 11, ASM1917538v2, whole genome shotgun sequence:
- the LOC132619473 gene encoding uncharacterized mitochondrial protein AtMg00810-like translates to MTDSLRYSIMSLLASEFAMKDLGPLNYFLGIHVTRHKDGLFLSQRKYAEEIIDRATMSSCKATSTPVDTKPKVSSTSGAPYDDPTHYRSFAGALQYLTFTRPDISYAVQQLLNSFPTLMRIGGAALTHVGQRLVIVSSLEIT, encoded by the exons atGACAG attctctccgatactccattatgTCTCTCCTTGcctcagaatttgctatgaaggatctgggtcctttgaattatttccttGGCATTCATGTCACTCGCCATAAGGATGGCCTGTTTCTATCGCAACGCAAGTATGCCGAAGAAATCATTGATCGAGCTACGATGTCTTCTTGTAAGGCTACTTCTACTCCGGTTGATACCAAACCGAAGGTGAGCAGCACGTCGGGTGCTCCATATGATGACCCGACTCACTATCGCAGTTTCGCAGGTGCACTTCAGTATCTTACTTTCACGAGGCCGGATATCTCTTATGCTGTTCAACAG TTATTGAACTCTTTTCCTACACTGATGCGGATTGGGGGGGCTGCCCTGACACACGTCGGTCAACGCCTGGTTATTGTGTCTTCCTTGGAGATAACTTGA
- the LOC132619474 gene encoding uncharacterized protein LOC132619474 — protein sequence MDDFSNASAYCQRLKSLADQLKNVGAPVTNIRLVLQLVSGLTEAYKGVGTQIRHAKPLPPFTEARSSLVLEERELAAMVSHGSGSAMIAAVDDATLPSENTSSRRGKTKNSHHQNSGTGRKNGFGRSKITGSSGGRGGPGRSSDSPQPAGYSSQQWPAGQFGH from the coding sequence ATGGATGATTTTTCCAATGCCTCCGCCTATTGTCAACGTCTAAAGAGCCTTGCGGATCAACTAAAAAACGTCGGGGCTCCCGTGACGAATATCCGCCTTGTCCTTCAATTGGTTTCGGGTCTCACTGAAGCGTACAAAGGGGTTGGGACACAAATTCGCCATGCTAAGCCTCTCCCCCCATTCACAGAGGCTCGGTCTTCCCTTGTTTTGGAAGAACGTGAACTTGCGGCAATGGTGTCTCACGGGTCTGGTTCGGCTATGATAGCCGCGGTCGACGACGCGACACTGCCCTCTGAAAACACAAGCTCGCGCCGAGGGAAAACCAAAAATTCCCACCACCAAAATTCTGGGACTGGCCGAAAAAATGGTTTTGGCCGCAGTAAAATCACTGGCAGCAGCGGCGGACGTGGTGGTCCAGGCCGTAGCAGCGACAGTCCGCAGCCAGCGGGCTACTCTTCGCAGCAGTGGCCTGCCGGACAGTTTGGCCACTAG